The region GGCAGCGAAAAGCGTTCGCCGATTTCATCCAGCAGCGCACCGCCGGCACGGGCATCCTCGACCTCATCCAGAAGATCCAGGATTTCCCTTTCGGCCTGTTCCTTCGAAAGATCCTGAACGATACCGGCCTTGACCTCTTCAAAGGGCTGCGTGTGTTCCGGCTGGATTTCCTGGACATTCAGAATGACCGTGGAAAACCGGCCCTCGACGGCGCCGCTGCTCTGGCCCTCGGCGAGCGAGAAGGCGGCCTCACCAAGCGCCTCATCGAGGAAATCGTCTTTGGCCATCACGCCCAGTGTAACGTCGCTGTCGCTGAGATTGCGCTCCGCCATCAGGTCTTCAAAAGTCGCGTCGCCCTGGAGTTTCGCAGCGGCTTCCTCGGCTGCTTCCTGAGACGGGAAAGACAGTTGCCGGACTTTCCTGCGTTCCGGCTCGTGGAAGTCCTGCTTGCGGCGCTCATATTCGGCGCGGGCGTCTTCTTCCGCGACCTCTTCGGGACGGGCGAGGGTGTCCGGGGTGAGGGCGATGTACCGGATCTTGCGATACTCGGGCGCGTGGAAGTCGGCCTTGTTCTCTTCGAAATAGGCGCTCAGAACTTCGTCGGACGGATCTTCGATCTCGCCGATATGTTCAGGGGTAACGAGAAGGTACTCGGCTGTGCGGGTCTCCTGCTGATAGGTATGCAGGGCTTCGAGATAGCTCACAGGGGCCTTCATGCCGCCGGCAATGCCCTCGGCCAGCTGACTTCTTTCCGCGATGTTACGGCGCTGGAGCACGTACTCGTCTTCGGAATAGCCGTTTGCCCGCAGCACCTGTTGCAAGCGGTTGCGGTCATACCGCCCGCCGGGACCCTGGAAGGCCGGATCGGACTGGATGATGGTCGCAAGACGCTCGTCCGTGACGCCGAGTTTCAGGTTTTCCGCCGCATCGTTCATTGCAGCTTCGGCAATCAGCTTGCCGAGTGACTGCTGCGGTATACCGAAAGCCGCGCCCTCGGCGGGCGTGAGCGGGCGGCCGAATTGCTGCGAGAGCCGATTGAGGTCCTGCCGGTAGGTCCGTTCAAAATCGAGAAGCGTGACCTCGGTGTCGCCGACCGTCGCTGCCGTGTTCTGGCCATAGCCTTGGAAAAAACCGGTAATGCCCCAGATACCGAAGCTTAAGATCAGCAGGGCGATGAACAGTTTGGCAATCCAAGTGCCCGCGCCCCTGCGCAGTGCGTCAAGCATGACGACTCCCGTGATTCTTGTTTTCCATCAGCCTGTCTGATGGTTGAAGCGGACCGGCCCTGGCCGGAGCGGGCGGATCATAATGAGGTGGCGTCGCTGCCGCAAGGCGGACAGAACACAAAGTTGCCCCACAAACACCGGCGCCCAAAAGGATATTTGCCACGGCTGACAGATTGCAACACACGGGCGCATCTGCTCTATAAACGGCGAGAGAAAATCAGCCTGCAGGAGCAAGCAGAATCATGAGCGCGACGATCAAACCGCTGGTGGCCGGAAACTGGAAGATGAACGGCCTGAAATCCAACGTGGCGGAGTTCTACAAGATGCGGGCCGGGATTTCGGACGATCTGGCCGACAATGTGGACGTAATGATCTGTGCGCCCGCCACCCTGATCGCCGTTCTTGCGGAAAAAGCCGAGGGCGGGGCGATTGCCCTGGGCGGCCAGGACTGCCACGCGGAAAAATCCGGAGCTCACACTGGGGATATCGCCGCGGAAATGCTGCGCGATGCCGGGGCAAGTGCCGTGATCGTCGGTCACTCGGAACGCCGAAGCGACCACGGCGAGAGCGACGCGGACGTGAATGCCAAGGCCCGGGCCGCCTGGCGGGCGGGGCTCACTGCCATTATCTGTGTCGGTGAGACCGAGAGCGAGCGCAAGGCCGGGCAAGCTGTTGAAGTCGTCGAGCGTCAGCTGAACGGCTCCGTTCCCGATGGCGCAACTCCCGAAAACACCGTGATCGCCTATGAGCCGGTCTGGGCCATTGGAACCGGGCTGACGCCAACCGCCGGCGACGTGGAAGAGATGCACAAGGCCATGCGGGACAATCTTGAGAATCGCTTCGCGGGTGCGGGCTCCGCGATGCGGCTGCTCTACGGCGGATCCGTCAAGCCCGCCAATGCCGGCGAACTGATGGCGGTGGCCAATGTCAACGGCGCGCTGGTCGGGGGCGCGAGCCTCAAGGCTGACGACTTTCTGGGGATTATTGCGGCCTATTCGTGAACGGCCGCCCTTGAACCTTCTTTGGCAAAGGGTCAATTGAAGGGTGGAAAGCGGGCGGCGTCTGGTGTAGAAGGCCGCAAATCTTGAAATCAATACAGAATGGTATTCGATGGAAACCGTAGTCATCGTCATCCACCTGATGGTCGTACTGGCCCTGGTGCTTGTTGTCCTCCTGCAGCGCTCCGAAGGCGGGGCACTCGGCATTGGCGGCGGAGGCGGCGGCCTGATGTCGAGCCGCGGGACGGCGAACGTGCTCACACGTGCTACTGCGGTTCTGGCGGTGGCCTTCTTTGCAACCTCTCTGACGCTCAGCCTGATCGCCAGGAACGAGGATCGCCCGGCATCCATTCTGGACGCATCTCCGGTCGCAGGCGAAAGCGCGCCTTCCGCGGCGGATGGAGAAACCGAAGGTGGTTCTGGCGGTGTCCTTGATGATCTCAAGAGGTTGAACCAGCCTTCAGGGCCCGAGGTCCCGGCCGCTCAATAAGCGGCCGCGGCGGCCATTCGGCCCTTTCACCCGACATATGCCCTGCGGCTGAACTCGCAGGGCATTTTTATGTGTTAAGAACGCAACTCCCGAGTGGTCAAACGGCCCTCGGCAAGGATATGGTATTGGTCCATGGCGCGATACATTTTCATCACCGGCGGCGTGGTCTCCTCGCTTGGAAAAGGTCTTGCTTCCGCGGCACTGGGCGCATTGCTCCAGGCGCGGGGTTACAAGGTCCGTCTTCGCAAGCTTGACCCCTATTTGAACGTGGATCCGGGCACCATGAGCCCGTATCAGCATGGCGAATGTTTTGTGACCGATGACGGGGCGGAAACGGACCTTGACCTCGGCCACTACGAACGTTTCACCGGCCGGCCTGCGAACCAGCAGGACAACATCACCACCGGCCGTATCTATCAGGACATCATCGCGAAGGAACGCCGGGGCGATTATCTCGGCGGCACCGTTCAGGTGATTCCGCATGTGACCGACGCGATCAAGAATTTCGTCGTGACCGGAAACGAAGACTACGATTTCGTTCTGGTGGAAATCGGCGGCACCGTTGGCGACATCGAGGGCCTGCCGTTCTTCGAGGCGATCCGGCAGCTTGGCAACGATCTGCCGCGCGGTGAGGCGGTCTACGTCCATTTGACCCTGATGCCCTACATCCCCAGTGCCGGCGAAATGAAAACCAAGCCGACACAGCACTCGGTGAAGGAACTGCGGTCCATCGGCATCCAGCCCGACATTCTTATGATCCGCTGCGACCGTGAGATCCCGGAAACCGAAAAGCGCAAGCTGTCGCTGTTCTGTAATGTCCGTGAAAGCGCGGTCATCCCGGCCTATGACGTCAAGTCGATCTATGACGTGCCGATTGCCTATCACACGGAAGGCCTGGATGATGAAGTCCTTGCGGCCTTCGGCCTGACGGACGCCCCGGCACCGGTGCTCGACCGGTGGGAAGGCATTTCAAGCGCGGTCGCCAATCCGGAAGGCGAAGTGAAGATCGCGATCGTCGGCAAATACACGGTCCTGAAGGACGCCTATAAATCCCTGATCGAGGCTCTCGTTCATGGCGGCATCGCCAACAGGGTGAAGGTCAACCTGGAATGGATCGAATCGGAAATATTCGAAAAGGAAGATCCGGGCCCTTACCTGGAAGGGGTTCACGGCATCCTGGTTCCGGGCGGCTTCGGCGAGCGGGGTGCGGAAGGCAAGATTGCCGCCGCACATTACGCCCGCACACGCGAGACGCCGTATTTCGGCATCTGCTTCGGCATGCAAATGGCGGTTCTTGAGGCGGCGCGGAACCTGGCGGGCATTGCGGAAGCCAATTCCACCGAATTCGGCCCGGCCAAGGAACCTGTCGTCGGCCTGATGACCGAATGGACCAAGGGCAACGAGAAAGAGATCCGCGATGCAAGCGGTGACCTCGGCGGCACGATGCGTCTGGGGGCCTATCCTGCAACTCTCAAGCCCGGCTCGAAGATCGCCGAGATCTATGGAGCCACGAGCATTTCCGAGCGTCACCGCCATCGTTACGAGGTGAATATCGGCTACAGGGAGAAGCTGGAGAAGTGCGGTCTCATCTTTGCAGGGACCTCACCGGACGGGATCCTGCCGGAAACGGTGGAGATCGCAGACCATCCCTGGTTCATCGGCGTGCAATATCATCCCGAACTGAAGTCCAGGCCGTTCGATCCTCATCCGCTGTTCGCATCGTTCATCGGCGCGGCGGTGCAGCAGAGCCGCCTAGTCTAAGGCAACCTGCTCTGTCGTGAAATCACGGAAAGCAGATGGTTGATCAAGCCCGTGATTGAATCCTCACGATGATCGGCGGTTTTGCAGATCTCTCAACAGTCTCAAGGAGCTGTCATGGTACGCGGTCTCGATCATCTCGTCGTTGCTGTGAAGGATCACGAGGCGGCGGCCCGGGCCTGTGCAGGGCTCGGGTTCACCGTGACGCCGGAAAACCGGCACTCCTGGGGAACCGCGAACCGGCTGATACAGCTCGACGGTTTCTTTATCGAACTTCTGAGCATTGCCGAACCCGGCCTGATTCCGGAGCCGAAGGAAAACACGTTCTCCTTCGGGGCCTTCAACAGGGACTTTCTGGAAACCAGGGAAGGGGCCAGCATGCTGGTCCTGGA is a window of Roseibium salinum DNA encoding:
- a CDS encoding SurA N-terminal domain-containing protein; the protein is MLDALRRGAGTWIAKLFIALLILSFGIWGITGFFQGYGQNTAATVGDTEVTLLDFERTYRQDLNRLSQQFGRPLTPAEGAAFGIPQQSLGKLIAEAAMNDAAENLKLGVTDERLATIIQSDPAFQGPGGRYDRNRLQQVLRANGYSEDEYVLQRRNIAERSQLAEGIAGGMKAPVSYLEALHTYQQETRTAEYLLVTPEHIGEIEDPSDEVLSAYFEENKADFHAPEYRKIRYIALTPDTLARPEEVAEEDARAEYERRKQDFHEPERRKVRQLSFPSQEAAEEAAAKLQGDATFEDLMAERNLSDSDVTLGVMAKDDFLDEALGEAAFSLAEGQSSGAVEGRFSTVILNVQEIQPEHTQPFEEVKAGIVQDLSKEQAEREILDLLDEVEDARAGGALLDEIGERFSLPVEAPEAFDSSGKSISGGEADLPDAEGLIEGAFDSDIGIENDILQFGERGYLWYDVVEVIPSRERTLDEVRDDVVAAWKQDQLAKRLNDTAAELLAKAEGGTPLEDLATEAGLEVRTATDLQRNAPSEDLGREAISAVFSGPVGTVATAPAADQGRLVLKVTGATVPEFDLSAPEVAAIGDQVSQQLQDTLIGQFVSDQEDKAGVEVNNAAIARIVGLEQN
- the tpiA gene encoding triose-phosphate isomerase produces the protein MSATIKPLVAGNWKMNGLKSNVAEFYKMRAGISDDLADNVDVMICAPATLIAVLAEKAEGGAIALGGQDCHAEKSGAHTGDIAAEMLRDAGASAVIVGHSERRSDHGESDADVNAKARAAWRAGLTAIICVGETESERKAGQAVEVVERQLNGSVPDGATPENTVIAYEPVWAIGTGLTPTAGDVEEMHKAMRDNLENRFAGAGSAMRLLYGGSVKPANAGELMAVANVNGALVGGASLKADDFLGIIAAYS
- the secG gene encoding preprotein translocase subunit SecG, which produces METVVIVIHLMVVLALVLVVLLQRSEGGALGIGGGGGGLMSSRGTANVLTRATAVLAVAFFATSLTLSLIARNEDRPASILDASPVAGESAPSAADGETEGGSGGVLDDLKRLNQPSGPEVPAAQ
- a CDS encoding CTP synthase → MARYIFITGGVVSSLGKGLASAALGALLQARGYKVRLRKLDPYLNVDPGTMSPYQHGECFVTDDGAETDLDLGHYERFTGRPANQQDNITTGRIYQDIIAKERRGDYLGGTVQVIPHVTDAIKNFVVTGNEDYDFVLVEIGGTVGDIEGLPFFEAIRQLGNDLPRGEAVYVHLTLMPYIPSAGEMKTKPTQHSVKELRSIGIQPDILMIRCDREIPETEKRKLSLFCNVRESAVIPAYDVKSIYDVPIAYHTEGLDDEVLAAFGLTDAPAPVLDRWEGISSAVANPEGEVKIAIVGKYTVLKDAYKSLIEALVHGGIANRVKVNLEWIESEIFEKEDPGPYLEGVHGILVPGGFGERGAEGKIAAAHYARTRETPYFGICFGMQMAVLEAARNLAGIAEANSTEFGPAKEPVVGLMTEWTKGNEKEIRDASGDLGGTMRLGAYPATLKPGSKIAEIYGATSISERHRHRYEVNIGYREKLEKCGLIFAGTSPDGILPETVEIADHPWFIGVQYHPELKSRPFDPHPLFASFIGAAVQQSRLV